In a genomic window of Seriola aureovittata isolate HTS-2021-v1 ecotype China chromosome 11, ASM2101889v1, whole genome shotgun sequence:
- the rgcc gene encoding regulator of cell cycle RGCC isoform X2 — protein MKSPKLKAQAKFVNEDLTDVLCEFDAVIEDFTSPVEKRHFRYDEHLKTVKRRSSASVSDSGISDSESAESLNRNSFSFSDERLNSPTVLSPTSPPLMSPKPRLGDTKELEDFIADLDRTLESM, from the exons ATGAAGTCTCCAAAGCTTAAAGCTCAAG CGAAGTTCGTCAACGAGGATCTGACCGACGTGCTGTGCGAGTTCGACGCGGTGATCGAAGACTTCACGTCGCCGGTGGAGAAGCGACACTTCAGGTACGACGAGCACCTGAAGACcgtgaagaggaggagcagcgcGAGCGTCAGCGACAGCGGCATCAGCGACTCAGAGA gtGCAGAGTCTCTCAACAGaaacagcttcagcttcagcgaCGAGCGGCTCAACTCCCCCACCGTGCTCtcccccacctcaccccctcTCATGTCACCAAAAC CCAGACTGGGCGACACCAAAGAACTGGAGGACTTCATCGCCGACCTTGACAGGACATTAGAGA gcATGTGA
- the rgcc gene encoding regulator of cell cycle RGCC isoform X1, which yields MKSPKLKAQAKFVNEDLTDVLCEFDAVIEDFTSPVEKRHFRYDEHLKTVKRRSSASVSDSGISDSESAESLNRNSFSFSDERLNSPTVLSPTSPPLMSPKPRLGDTKELEDFIADLDRTLESKC from the exons ATGAAGTCTCCAAAGCTTAAAGCTCAAG CGAAGTTCGTCAACGAGGATCTGACCGACGTGCTGTGCGAGTTCGACGCGGTGATCGAAGACTTCACGTCGCCGGTGGAGAAGCGACACTTCAGGTACGACGAGCACCTGAAGACcgtgaagaggaggagcagcgcGAGCGTCAGCGACAGCGGCATCAGCGACTCAGAGA gtGCAGAGTCTCTCAACAGaaacagcttcagcttcagcgaCGAGCGGCTCAACTCCCCCACCGTGCTCtcccccacctcaccccctcTCATGTCACCAAAAC CCAGACTGGGCGACACCAAAGAACTGGAGGACTTCATCGCCGACCTTGACAGGACATTAGAGAGTAAGTGCTAA